The Sorex araneus isolate mSorAra2 chromosome 5, mSorAra2.pri, whole genome shotgun sequence genome has a segment encoding these proteins:
- the BMPR1B gene encoding bone morphogenetic protein receptor type-1B isoform X1: MLLRSSGKLSVGTKSGGAESLTPTPRPKTLRCKCHHHCPEDSVNNICSTDGYCFTMIEEDDSGMPVVTSGCLGLEGSDFQCRDTPVPHQRRSIECCTERNECNKDLHPTLPPLKHRDFVDGPIHHKALLISVTVCSLLLVLIILFCYFRSRRQDGRPRYSIGLEQGDSCIPPGESLRDLIEQSQSSGSGSGLPLLVQRTIAKQIQMVRQIGKGRYGEVWMGKWRGEKVAVKVFFTTEEASWFRETEIYQTVLMRHENILGFIAADIKGTGSWTQLYLITDYHENGSLYDYLKSTTLDTKSMLRLAYSSVSGLCHLHTEIFSTQGKPAIAHRDLKSKNILVKKNGTCCIADLGLAVKFISDTNEVDIPPNTRVGTKRYMPPEVLDESLNRNHFQSYIMADMYSFGLILWEVARRCVSGGIVEEYQLPYHDLVPSDPSYEDMREIVCLKKLRPSFPNRWSSDECLRQMGKLMTECWAHSPASRLTALRVKKTLAKMSESQDIKL; the protein is encoded by the exons ATGCTTTTGCGAAGTTCAGGAAAGTTGAGTGTGGGCACCAAGAGCGGGGGAGCCGAgagcctcacccccacccctcgcccaaAGACCTTGCGTTGCAAGTGCCATCACCACTGCCCAGAAGATTCGGTCAACAATATCTGCAG CACAGATGGATATTGTTTCACGATGATTGAAGAAGATGATTCCGGCATGCCCGTGGTCACCTCTGGATGCCTTGGACTAGAAGGCTCCGATTTTCAGTGTAGG GACACGCCTGTCCCTCACCAGAGAAGGTCCATCGAGTGCTGCACCGAGAGGAACGAGTGCAACAAGGACCTGCACCCCACTCTGCCCCCGCTGAAGCACAGAG ATTTTGTCGATGGACCAATTCATCACAAGGCCTTACTAATATCTGTGACTGTCTGTAGTTTGCTCTTGGttcttatcattttgttttgttattttag GTCCCGGCGGCAGGACGGGCGGCCGCGGTACAGCATCGGCCTGGAGCAGGGCGACTCCTGCATCCCCCCGGGGGAGTCCCTGCGGGACCTCATCGAGCAGTCGCAGAGCTCGGGCAGCGGCTCCGGGCTGCCCCTGCTG GTCCAGAGGACAATCGCGAAGCAGATCCAGATGGTGAGGCAGATCGGGAAAGGCCGCTACGGGGAGGTCTGGATGGGGAAGTGGCGCGGCGAGAAGGTGGCGGTGAAGGTGTTTTTCACCACCGAAGAGGCCAGCTGGTTCCGGGAGACGGAGATCTACCAGACGGTGCTCATGAGGCACGAAAACATTCTGG ggtttatcgCTGCAGATATCAAAGGAACGGGCTCCTGGACTCAGCTGTACCTGATCACAGACTACCACGAGAACGGTTCCCTCTACGACTACCTGAAGTCCACCACCCTGGACACCAAGTCGATGCTCAGGTTGGCCTACTCTTCTGTCAGCGGCTTATGCCACTTGCACACCGAGATCTTCAGCACTCAAGGCAAACCCGCGATCGCCCACCGGGATCTGAAAAGCAAGAACATTCTGGTGAAGAAAAACGGGACGTGCTGTATAGCGGACCTGGGCCTGGCCGTCAAGTTCATCAG TGATACCAACGAAGTGGACATACCACCCAATACGCGCGTTGGCACCAAGCGCTACATGCCCCCAGAGGTGTTGGACGAGAGCTTGAACAGGAACCACTTCCAGTCTTACATCATGGCGGACATGTACAGTTTTGGACTCATCCTTTGGGAGGTGGCTCGGAGATGTGTATCGGGAG GCATCGTGGAGGAATACCAGCTCCCCTACCACGACCTGGTGCCCAGTGACCCCTCCTACGAGGACATGAGGGAGATCGTGTGTCTCAAGAAGCTGCGGCCCTCCTTCCCCAACCGGTGGAGCAGTGATGAG tgTCTGCGGCAGATGGGGAAGCTCATGACAGAGTGCTGGGCGCACAGTCCTGCCTCCAGACTGACGGCCCTGCGCGTGAAGAAGACACTGGCCAAGATGTCAGAGTCCCAGGACATCAAGCTCTGA
- the BMPR1B gene encoding bone morphogenetic protein receptor type-1B isoform X2 — protein sequence MYSSKDHPQILNTDGYCFTMIEEDDSGMPVVTSGCLGLEGSDFQCRDTPVPHQRRSIECCTERNECNKDLHPTLPPLKHRDFVDGPIHHKALLISVTVCSLLLVLIILFCYFRSRRQDGRPRYSIGLEQGDSCIPPGESLRDLIEQSQSSGSGSGLPLLVQRTIAKQIQMVRQIGKGRYGEVWMGKWRGEKVAVKVFFTTEEASWFRETEIYQTVLMRHENILGFIAADIKGTGSWTQLYLITDYHENGSLYDYLKSTTLDTKSMLRLAYSSVSGLCHLHTEIFSTQGKPAIAHRDLKSKNILVKKNGTCCIADLGLAVKFISDTNEVDIPPNTRVGTKRYMPPEVLDESLNRNHFQSYIMADMYSFGLILWEVARRCVSGGIVEEYQLPYHDLVPSDPSYEDMREIVCLKKLRPSFPNRWSSDECLRQMGKLMTECWAHSPASRLTALRVKKTLAKMSESQDIKL from the exons CACAGATGGATATTGTTTCACGATGATTGAAGAAGATGATTCCGGCATGCCCGTGGTCACCTCTGGATGCCTTGGACTAGAAGGCTCCGATTTTCAGTGTAGG GACACGCCTGTCCCTCACCAGAGAAGGTCCATCGAGTGCTGCACCGAGAGGAACGAGTGCAACAAGGACCTGCACCCCACTCTGCCCCCGCTGAAGCACAGAG ATTTTGTCGATGGACCAATTCATCACAAGGCCTTACTAATATCTGTGACTGTCTGTAGTTTGCTCTTGGttcttatcattttgttttgttattttag GTCCCGGCGGCAGGACGGGCGGCCGCGGTACAGCATCGGCCTGGAGCAGGGCGACTCCTGCATCCCCCCGGGGGAGTCCCTGCGGGACCTCATCGAGCAGTCGCAGAGCTCGGGCAGCGGCTCCGGGCTGCCCCTGCTG GTCCAGAGGACAATCGCGAAGCAGATCCAGATGGTGAGGCAGATCGGGAAAGGCCGCTACGGGGAGGTCTGGATGGGGAAGTGGCGCGGCGAGAAGGTGGCGGTGAAGGTGTTTTTCACCACCGAAGAGGCCAGCTGGTTCCGGGAGACGGAGATCTACCAGACGGTGCTCATGAGGCACGAAAACATTCTGG ggtttatcgCTGCAGATATCAAAGGAACGGGCTCCTGGACTCAGCTGTACCTGATCACAGACTACCACGAGAACGGTTCCCTCTACGACTACCTGAAGTCCACCACCCTGGACACCAAGTCGATGCTCAGGTTGGCCTACTCTTCTGTCAGCGGCTTATGCCACTTGCACACCGAGATCTTCAGCACTCAAGGCAAACCCGCGATCGCCCACCGGGATCTGAAAAGCAAGAACATTCTGGTGAAGAAAAACGGGACGTGCTGTATAGCGGACCTGGGCCTGGCCGTCAAGTTCATCAG TGATACCAACGAAGTGGACATACCACCCAATACGCGCGTTGGCACCAAGCGCTACATGCCCCCAGAGGTGTTGGACGAGAGCTTGAACAGGAACCACTTCCAGTCTTACATCATGGCGGACATGTACAGTTTTGGACTCATCCTTTGGGAGGTGGCTCGGAGATGTGTATCGGGAG GCATCGTGGAGGAATACCAGCTCCCCTACCACGACCTGGTGCCCAGTGACCCCTCCTACGAGGACATGAGGGAGATCGTGTGTCTCAAGAAGCTGCGGCCCTCCTTCCCCAACCGGTGGAGCAGTGATGAG tgTCTGCGGCAGATGGGGAAGCTCATGACAGAGTGCTGGGCGCACAGTCCTGCCTCCAGACTGACGGCCCTGCGCGTGAAGAAGACACTGGCCAAGATGTCAGAGTCCCAGGACATCAAGCTCTGA